A single window of Nicotiana tomentosiformis chromosome 1, ASM39032v3, whole genome shotgun sequence DNA harbors:
- the LOC138906514 gene encoding histone chaperone asf1-like: MIGKLREEVDVIKAESLKWKEGMDRFAVEKEVARAELSSTENQLQSMKEKSSVQGRRIEEVEARLASELAKAESDAKKDIHARGFDLTEEIKRAKELEADTEALASDDDDDDDNGDDDGSKRGSESGEDPDGEETALGDI; the protein is encoded by the exons atgatcgggaaactccgtgaggaggtcgatgtgataaaagcggagtccttgaagtggaaagaaggtatggaccgctttgctgtagAGAAAGAGGTTGCTCGAGCCGAACTATCATCgaccgaaaaccaacttcaaagtatGAAAGAAAAAAGCTCGGTTCAAGGAAGAAGAATAGAGGAggtcgaggctcggttggcctctgaacttgccaaggccgaatctgatgccaaaaag gatatccatgctcgaggtttcgatctcactgaagagataaaaagggctaaagagctcgaagccgataCTGAAGCCTTGgcatctgatgatgatgatgatgatgataatggtgatgatgatgggagcaagagagggtccgagagcggggaggatcccgatggagaagagaccgccctTGGAGATATttaa